In Achromobacter spanius, the following proteins share a genomic window:
- a CDS encoding helix-turn-helix domain-containing protein, which produces MDASLIPSLVPYPGNGSRGAARRGTGIHDGPVRLPADCDFCGMARICQPGRNNHVQPIHDTARNWRLVHRGESVYRAGDSLLNLYYLRAGSMKIRVTNPSGSEQIVAFPIAGALLGLDAIATGAHECDAIALEDSLVCVLPFDELMSNCLHDSVASREFNKLIAQEVNQFRRLLTALGCMSTEGRIARFLVNLSEQMAANGYSAREFTLKMTREDIANHLGMTIETVCRTFGRMQTASLLSVSRRNLEIRNLEALRKVGSV; this is translated from the coding sequence ATGGATGCTTCCCTTATCCCTTCCCTTGTCCCCTACCCAGGCAACGGATCCCGGGGGGCCGCGCGGCGCGGCACCGGCATCCACGATGGACCGGTGCGGCTGCCGGCCGATTGCGACTTCTGCGGCATGGCGCGCATCTGCCAGCCAGGCCGCAACAATCACGTCCAACCTATCCACGATACGGCGCGCAACTGGCGCCTGGTCCACCGTGGTGAATCCGTTTACCGGGCCGGCGACTCCTTGTTGAATCTGTATTACCTGCGCGCCGGGTCGATGAAGATCCGCGTCACCAACCCATCCGGTTCCGAGCAGATCGTGGCGTTTCCGATTGCCGGCGCGCTCTTGGGGCTGGATGCCATCGCCACGGGCGCGCACGAGTGCGATGCCATCGCGTTGGAAGATTCGCTGGTCTGCGTGCTGCCCTTTGACGAGCTGATGTCTAATTGCCTGCACGACTCGGTGGCCTCCCGCGAATTCAACAAGCTGATCGCCCAAGAGGTCAATCAGTTCCGGCGCCTGTTGACGGCATTGGGCTGCATGTCGACCGAAGGCCGCATCGCGCGCTTTCTGGTGAACCTGTCCGAGCAGATGGCGGCCAATGGCTACTCCGCCCGCGAATTCACGCTGAAGATGACACGCGAAGACATCGCCAACCATCTGGGCATGACGATCGAAACGGTATGCAGAACCTTCGGGCGGATGCAAACGGCGTCGCTGCTGAGCGTCAGCAGGCGGAATCTGGAAATCCGCAACCTGGAAGCCTTGAGGAAAGTCGGTAGCGTGTAG
- a CDS encoding universal stress protein: MFSRIAVHLDNGVDCARRIDLGLSLAKAHDAHLTGIFASYMLPGYFYDAAGLWVRSIDMAREMNTRGRAAVQAAFTQAALAAGVAVSWRQGDDAPAECAARHARCSDVLIISQQNAYDLYAATGNNFVEQTLLTAGRPVIVLPTAGTFPTIGTRVLYCWDRGREAARAIADAAPLLRNARALRVLVGTPDADAKPEAGVPFEDLAAYCACHGFPQPEQESRNMDDTVIGDAILSAAADFNADLIVMGAYGHSRMHEWVLGGATRSLLAAMTVPVLFSH, from the coding sequence ATGTTCAGCCGTATCGCGGTTCATCTGGACAATGGGGTCGACTGCGCCCGCCGCATCGACCTGGGCCTGAGCCTGGCCAAGGCGCATGACGCCCATCTGACCGGCATCTTCGCCAGCTACATGCTGCCGGGGTATTTCTACGACGCCGCCGGGCTATGGGTGCGGTCCATAGACATGGCCCGCGAAATGAACACCCGGGGCCGCGCGGCGGTCCAGGCCGCGTTCACCCAAGCCGCGCTGGCCGCGGGCGTGGCCGTGTCGTGGCGGCAAGGGGACGACGCGCCCGCTGAATGCGCGGCGCGGCATGCGCGGTGTTCGGATGTACTGATCATCAGCCAGCAAAACGCCTACGACCTGTATGCCGCAACGGGCAACAATTTTGTGGAGCAAACCTTGTTGACCGCCGGCCGGCCGGTGATCGTGCTGCCCACGGCAGGCACGTTTCCCACCATCGGCACGCGCGTCCTGTACTGCTGGGACCGGGGCAGGGAAGCCGCCCGCGCCATCGCCGATGCCGCGCCGCTGCTGCGCAACGCCCGAGCGCTGCGCGTGCTGGTCGGCACCCCGGATGCGGACGCCAAGCCTGAGGCCGGCGTGCCCTTCGAAGACTTGGCTGCCTATTGCGCCTGCCATGGTTTTCCGCAGCCCGAGCAAGAATCCAGGAACATGGACGACACCGTCATCGGCGACGCGATCCTGAGCGCGGCGGCGGATTTCAACGCGGACCTGATCGTCATGGGGGCCTACGGGCACAGCCGCATGCATGAATGGGTGCTGGGCGGGGCAACCCGTTCGCTGCTGGCCGCCATGACCGTACCGGTGCTGTTCTCGCATTAG